The following is a genomic window from Strix aluco isolate bStrAlu1 chromosome 27, bStrAlu1.hap1, whole genome shotgun sequence.
CATCTGGGGAACCTCTGACCTGAAGGCACTGGAGAAGGCAGGTTTTCAGGCGGTTGGCAAACCCCCAGGACAACGTGTTCTGCACTAATCCCCATCTGccagggacagggaggggccTCAGAAACTGGGACCCCTCTCAGGGGAGCTGCTGCTAACCCAGGCACCCCGAATCAGCAGGACCTTCATGTCCATTGGGATACGGCTGCCCTGGGGGGCTTGGGCCGGCTGTACCACAGCCCAGATGACAGAAGTCAGTGTGGTGACAACTCTCAGGTCTGGGGAGGTCTGGACCGGGAGATGCCCCCCATTGCTATGCCTGAGGGCAGTGGGCAGTGTCCgtgcagggctggcaggcagAGCCTGCTCTGTGTCCTGTGGTGCCCAGAGAGCACACGTGCAGCCCAGCAAAGGGCAGAGCCTGGGATGGGGGAGCAGGTAGTGAGAGGGGGCTGTTTCAGGCAAGGCACCTGTGCCCTGCAGGGGCTGTGCAGCAGCAAGAGGcagacagccctgctctgctctgagccCCGTGGGGAGCGGGGAAAGCGCCTGGCAGAAGTGCTGCAGGGCCAAGAAGGGGAACTGGGGGCATCCCAGCCCTGCTCGTGGGCTTGTGGCACCTCAAGTCTCAGACTTGTGCTGCCCTGAGCTGAGGCATCTGGAGGGCTACAGGGCCCAGCCAACAGCTCCCCTGCCCCTTTACTCAGCCCCTTTCTGCCCATGCCTGCTGCAGCCTAGAGAGCTCAGCACGGGCCCCAGGAAAGCTGTTTGTTCAATAAATACAGACAGTGAAAAGAGGCGTTGGACAAAGAAGggtaaaaaaacagaaaaaaacaaacaccaaactCTCTTTGGGTTTGCGCAAGCGGCCTTGGGTCCCAGACGGTATTGATCCCCAAGTCTTCCACCCTGCCTGTGCAGCAGCTGGGTCAGCGGGAACCCTTCAGTCCTGCAGGCACCAGGGCCTGGAAGCCTGGATCTCAGCACCATGGCTGCTGCGACCTGATGGGGAGATGCGGGTCCTCACTCCAGCAGGGCTCAGTAGGAGCGCCTGCGTCAGGACGCATGCAACGTGGGCAGACACTGTTTCCTGCTAGTGCTTGTTCCATCCCTGCTCCAGCCGTCACAGGTTCTCTGGGGCAATGTGCATCCTGGTCCCCaccccagccagagctgctcgTGGCTCTGACCACCTCCAGCAGATGCAGAGCCACCCTTCAAGCCAGATGGGGAGAGGGTCTGACATCaccctcctccctctgccagccCTCTTCCCACCCAGTTCAGCTACGTCTCCACCCTCTGGGGTGGGGTCGTCAGTGCTTGCAGGGTGGACCATGGGACTGCAGTCATGCAGCTCCACACCAGCCAGCTGCATGCACCTCAGGGGATCACCCCAGGAGCTCCCCTCGTGaacctccctctcccacccccagcaccctctcCCTGCTTTCTCAGCCCTCTCACATGGGGGACACGTGGGAAGCTGTGGAGAAACCTCAACAGGAGATTACGTAATGGCGCTGATGTGTCAGAGCCGCCCTTTGCCCCCAGCTCTCACGGCACTGACATGTCCCACTTTGCCACCAGCCAGGCTGGTGAGGGGCAGAGAGGGGGGCAGCTGCTCCGGGCCGTGGGCCAGAGGCGTGCCGAGAGGTTGCTCCTCGGTGAGGGAGCTGGCGTGGGGTTGTACGCAAGGGTGCGTGTCCTGGGCACTGTAGCTTTGGCGGTCTTGCCTGGCAGTGTCTGTCCactttaaaagggaaaagagtTGCTCAGTTTTGTCCTGACTTTGGACAAGAATGGCCAAATACAAATGGTTTTGGTGGAATGGAAAATTTGGCCCAACCAAGGAAAGGTGCCTTCCACGGTAGGAATCACAAGCCCCCTGTGTCCAGGGGCTCCCGTATCATGTCCTGGATCTGGTTGAGACAAGTCAGGGGTTCTGCATCCCCCTGGGAAAGGCAGCCAAGGGGCAGAGAGCATGAGAGCTGTGGGACCAGCAGCACTGCAGTCTTTGGGCACAGTACGTCCTGGTGGTGGATGCCCAAACCTGCTGCCTGGGTTTTATAACCAAGTAGTTGGTTAGAAGAGGACTGTGCATGGCAGAGTGGGTCAGTTCCGTGCCAGGGCACATCCACCACCTTGCACCCTGGGAGAGGTGGAAGATGCGGGCCAATGACAGGGCACACgtgtacacatacatatgcacacactaCGGCTGGGAGTCTTTTATTGAATACCAGATAGCTGGGATGCTTGGAGAAGGAGACACTTTCCTCCCACTGGGATCAATTTCCCCTTCTTCACCCCCCTCAACCTCATGTCCAGCTGAGGTGTGGGGCCCCATGGACAGCCCTCCGCCCTCTGGCCTAGCCATTCCCCAGCATCTTTCCAGCTTCTGtctcccccagcaccctgaggtGGCCGCTGCTGGGACCCATTACCTGAAGAGCCCATGTTCATGTTGCAGCACAGGACTGCACCATGGCCTTGGTCTGGGACCAGCAGCAGGGTGAGCCAGGGCTGCCCTGAGCTGCCCGGGGAGTCGCGCTCTGCAGAGTCCTGCAGGTAGAAGGGTCTGGTGTCCATCAGGAGCCAGACTCAGAGGCCGTGGCTCATAGGCAGAGAGGAATCCACGGGCagatctgaagggggaaaagAGCCGTGTAGGAGGTGAGGAAGGAGAGGACTTGCAGATTCAGCATCACCCTTGATGCTTCAGCCTCAGGAGGAGAAAACACCTTGGCAGGGTCCTCATCTCTCAGCAGCTCGCCAGGTCTCGCGCTGCCAGAGAGGGACCGGGAGGAGGGGAGCCCTGCATAGCACGggtcctgccctcctgcctcctcAGATAGCTGGTCAGGTACAGCCACAGGCATCAACAATCATGTCAGGGATGTCAGTCTTGACAATGTTGCTGTCCCGGTCATAGTAGAGCAGAGAGAGGGGACGACGCTGCGTGGGCACGCAGCAGGAGTCCATGGCTGCGTCCGGATTGTTGGCTTTGATGAGGTTGAGGACAGCCGTGTGGAAGGAGGCGGCAAGGCCCGGGATGCCGGCCATGTGCAGGGGGCACAGCCCCGCACAGTAGTTCATGTGATATCCCTCTGGCTGTATGATCCAGTCCTCCCAGCCAATCTCCTTGAAGTCCACAAAGAATTCCTGGCGGCAGCACATCCGAGAGTCCCCGCTGCAATCAATGCCACGCCGCTGGACCCGGTGGGGCAGCCTGGCCCGGGCCTGGGCTGCCACAAATGGCCAGTGGGAATCACTGTGGCTAGCCAGGAGGGGAGACCCCCAGTCCTCTGCCACCTCCAGTTCCACAGTGAGCCTCGGGCTCCCTTGGCCGAAGAGGCTCTGGACAGCTTGGCCCACATCCAGCGTGGCCCAGCCGGCCCTCTGCACCTCCAGCCGTGTCTCACTGGCCACAGTCGTGTTCAGCCCCGTT
Proteins encoded in this region:
- the LOC141915735 gene encoding inhibin beta C chain-like isoform X2; amino-acid sequence: MTATVAFLLLSLLRMAAPRGVRCPACGLAALAPTTQRDVLIALAKQSILSKLRLPDRPNITQPMPRGALLTALRRMYAQRTDTAVSPGIPRDGSTPHLRPEMGLQEYEILSFAESGSSTSRSVHLHFRFTRELAGSAEILQATLYLFWAVPGPGTHPVTVRLLQPDPTGLNTTVASETRLEVQRAGWATLDVGQAVQSLFGQGSPRLTVELEVAEDWGSPLLASHSDSHWPFVAAQARARLPHRVQRRGIDCSGDSRMCCRQEFFVDFKEIGWEDWIIQPEGYHMNYCAGLCPLHMAGIPGLAASFHTAVLNLIKANNPDAAMDSCCVPTQRRPLSLLYYDRDSNIVKTDIPDMIVDACGCT
- the LOC141915735 gene encoding inhibin beta C chain-like isoform X1, whose amino-acid sequence is MTATVAFLLLSLLRMAAPRGVRCPACGLAALAPTTQRDVLIALAKQSILSKLRLPDRPNITQPMPRGALLTALRRMYAQRTDTAVSPGIPRDGSTPHLRPEMGLQEYEILSFAESVPCTGSSTSRSVHLHFRFTRELAGSAEILQATLYLFWAVPGPGTHPVTVRLLQPDPTGLNTTVASETRLEVQRAGWATLDVGQAVQSLFGQGSPRLTVELEVAEDWGSPLLASHSDSHWPFVAAQARARLPHRVQRRGIDCSGDSRMCCRQEFFVDFKEIGWEDWIIQPEGYHMNYCAGLCPLHMAGIPGLAASFHTAVLNLIKANNPDAAMDSCCVPTQRRPLSLLYYDRDSNIVKTDIPDMIVDACGCT